One Triticum dicoccoides isolate Atlit2015 ecotype Zavitan chromosome 3B, WEW_v2.0, whole genome shotgun sequence genomic window, agtgtactcagggtgccagcgataacccagatagatcatcatctcagctagcacagcaggtgatcccgaggcaccaatggtcgttgtgtggcgcacgacctgcctcgtgggttccatctgaaaacaaagatgtttcaatggagtcaaatgacaatgtgggtattattcaaaatactatcctacagaacaactatggcttatccaactttggggtgaatgtggtaactggatcctaatgttagagttagtaaattcgtttaacccgagtagaagagagttcagagccccggagtaaaggtcgaggagtaaaagatcctaataccacccaatggtgacgtgggcctgtaaggcacacaaccaagttagtaaaagttttgtagtgactagactcgacttcggccaaggagtgtggaaggggggttcctacaggcagtcggctctgataccaacttgtgacgcccccgattcaatcgtacactaatcatgcatgcaaacgtgtacgatcaaaatcagggactcacgggaagatatcacaacacaactctaaaacataaataagtcatacaagcatcataatacaagccaggggccccgagggctcgaatacaagtgctcgatcatagatgagccagcggaagcaacaatatctgagtacagacataagtaaaacaagttgccataagatggctagcacaaactgggatacagatcgaaagaggcgcacgcctcctgcctaggatcctcctagacTACTCTTGGTCACCGTGAGcgtcctgcacgtagtagtaggccccTCCAGTGTAGTAGAAgttgtcgtcgatggtggcgtctggctcttgggctccaacgtctggttgcggcatccaagaagaagaggtaaaagggggaaaagggggagcaaagcaaccatgagtactcatccaaagtactcgcaagcaaggatctacactacatatgcatgggtatatgtgtaaagaggcaatatcgatggactaaactgcagaatgccagaataagagggggatagctagtcctatcaaagactatgcttctggcagcctccgtcttgcagcatgtagaagagagtagattgaagtcctccaagtagcatcgcatagcataatcctactcggcgatcctcgcctcgtcgccctgtgggaaagcgatcaccgggttgtctctcgaacttgtctgggtgtgttttattaagtatccagttctagttgtcataaggtcaaggtacaactccaggtcgtccttttaccaagggacacaactattcgaatagataaacttccctgcaggggtgcaccacattacccaacacgctcgatcccctttggccggacacactttcctgggtcatgcccggcctcggaagatcaacacgtcgcagccctacctaggcacaacaaagaggtcagcatgtcggtctaaatcctatgcatgcaggggtctgggcccatcgcccattgcacacctgcacgttgtgaacgCGGCCGGAAGAAgatctagcccccttaatacaagtgcaggcttacggtccaatccggcacgcgccgctcagtcgctgacgtcaaggaggcttcggctgataccacgacgccgagtgcccataactattcccgtgtagctggttagtgcgtataggccaatggccagactcatatcgaataccaagatctcattaagcgtgttattatgaagtaatcgcgaacgccgaccagggcctggcccacctctcgcctaggtggtctcaacctgccctgtcgctccgccacaaagatccacacagagggtcgtcgggacaaaggtcctttcagcccccaatccgtgaatcactcgcgggtactctacgagtcgacccgactttagtcacatcatgtaatctgtataatatgtatgtatgtatgtataaacctgtgatcacctcccgagtgatcacggcccgatagtatagcatggcagatggacaagaatgtagggccacagatggaatactagcatcctatactaagcatgtaggattgcaggtaaaggtaacaacagtagtagcaaggacaggctatgcatcaggataggattaaaggaaagcaataacatgctacactattctaatgcaagcagtagagagaagaatagacgatatctggtgatcaaggggggggggcttgcctggaagctcagccgagaaggaggggtcgtcaacaccgtagtcgtactgggtagcagcggcgtcggtctcggtgtctagcgagagaagagggggagaaacaataaatataaaagcaaacatatgcatgacgatgcatgccatgacaatgaatggtgctaggtgtgccctaacacggtagtaggtgataccggcgtaggggggaaatatccgggaaagtattcccggtgtttcgcgttttcggacaggtgaaccgaagggggaaagttgcgtgtttgctatgctagggatgtgtgacggACGAAAGGGttgtgtattcggattcgtctcgtcgttctgagcaactttcatgtacaaagtattttcatccgagttacggattattttatatgattttctaaagttttaatcattttctgattttaattatttatttaaattcgaattatccagaatagtaaatgatgacataAGCATGACATTAGGGTGACGTCAAcacgtcaactggtcggttgaccagtcaaactagacaggtgggtccagtgggacccacatgtcattgtcaggggcactTACATTTagactaactaaatgggttaattagtgggtggggcccAGTAGTTAGTGAGAGATTAAGtttttaattaactaatttaattaattagcaatttatctatttatttttattcgtTTATGGCGTGGGGCCTGCATGTCACGGACACAGGAGAGCCACGTCAACGCTGACTGAGGTCAACGGGTCaacggggcccacccgtcagcgacaCAAGGGGGCCCACGCGTCAGGCCAGCTCAGCGACGGCTGGCGACTCGTCGGAATCACGTCGGCGAGCTCGTTCGCGGCGACGCGTCCTCGAGCATCGTCGGAAATCGCCCACAAGGCATCACTTTGGTCGCGGCTGGGCGCGTTAGAACGGCAAGACGAcgacgcgtcggttggtggtggtttcgcgggctgcggtggccggaGACGAGCAGCACGACGTTGCCGGCAATGGGGTGTCTTGGGCGAGCAATGACAATGGCGATGCGGCGCGCTACTGGGCAAACAGAATGGCTAGTCGGACCCTACTCGACGCGGTGAGTTCAACGGAATCatgcccgtgaccatttggtcaccggagtctCGCCGACGACGAGATCCACGGTGCTGCGTCCGGGCTCTTCGGCGGCAGCTAGTTAGGGCGCGCGAAAGAGCAAAGGggggctcaccgagcggcacacacggtggcccttggGGGTTTAGTAGCAGCAGAGGGCGTCGCTGGAGTTGGTGAAAAGCGGCGGCGAAGCTTgttggagcagaggaggaagacagCGGCGTCGTGGGCGTTGCGGGGCTCGATCTAGCCATGTAgtcgaagcagaggagcgaggcagAGCTGTTGGACTCATCAGAGAGGTGAACGGGCGACGGTGGTCGCGTCTACTGCGAGTGGCGGCGACGAAGGCGCTTGGCCATGGCGGAGAGCGAGGAGCGGCGAGGTGGatctgaggggagagggagaggccgagAGGGAGCGTGAGGTGAGTGGAAGATGGGATCGAGGAGGCGGGGGCGCTGGCGATCTTATCCCCTCGGCGGGGACGGCGAGGTGGTGCGATGGGGACGCACCACTGTTCGTCCTGTTCATGGGGCGGTCGGAGGAACAGGGCGCGGGGAAGGAGGCGACAAGGGGGACGGGGGAGTGGGCCGACCCGGATGGGCCAGTTGGTTGGCTGGCTGTTGGCTAGttgggccattcggcccagggagagggggggttcttttccttttttgttagttttgttttctatttttgtgttttcttttcttttctttattttccttttctgttttatttaatttatggcatttaagtattttataaaattgtgtcttctacaccataattacttatgccatatttggcactgtctgaacatttttgtttcaacttttgaaaactttgggtggttgtcactaattcatttttgaatttgaaatgttTTGAATTTACAcgtgattagcaacagtaacggaggtgacgtggcatcatttgcAGAGTTTCACTGTaacataattatccgggcgttacagtgtCCCCTGTTACCATCACACCAAGGCTACCTATTCGGGATCCCCCATCTCGAGATCTGCTGTATTTGACTCCAACACTAGTCCCTAGTACAACCAATTGCACATTAAGCAACCAAAGCACCGAGGACCATCCAAGTGCGCATCTATAGGGTCCGAAACCACCAAGGTCGCGGAAAATTTCTTCCACGATGAACATGTTCCAAATGACATCATGTCCCATGAACCGCCACTTAACATATCCCTCGTGGCTAGGTTCTTTGCTCATCTTTGCGAGTTCGATGTAAATGCTGATAACTCTGGCAACCTGAAGAGTGAAACATAAACGACGAAAAACCTCATGATGTGAAGCTCGTAATAAAATTTATATAGGGAGCAAATTAGCAAGGGGAAATGTCGGTGCTGAAGGGAGAGTGGGAGCGGGACACAGTAATGTTTTCACTTTCAATTTCAGAAAAATTTCAGTACCAATCGAAAtcatcaaaattaagtgaattttagTGATTTTGGTTTGCTTTTTGGACAAAAGGCCGTAATATTTGCTTGACGTTAATTAATATGGACCACGCTACGCGTCGGCCGCCGAATCTTTTAAAAGCTCAACAATCGTTCGACCTACAGCTATCTAGCATCGTCCTAATCACTGCAACAAGATTAGTGTTGTACAATTCTTTGCTACAAAGCTTATGTTGCAGTAACCTGTTGCAATATAGGTGATATTGTAGATTTTTTTTCTTTGCTATTTTTGCAGCATAGATGTTATTGCGGAAGAAAATTTTACAACACAGATGATGTTGCAGAAAATATTTGTAGTTTTTCTCATCTTTATCTTTTTACAACATAGGGTATTGTTACGGAAGATAATTTTGCAACACATGATGTTGCAGAAAAAATTGCGAAAAGAGACACACGCGTCACAGGGAGTAGGCGGCGGATCACGCGCGTGCgatccgctggctgatggcaagCGTTTCCCATTAAATATTTGTGTTTTTTGAAGTTATTTTTGAAAAACACTTGAATCAACTCGTAGTGCTGAAATTACTGAAATATTTTAACCGGAAGGTAAATATTTTAGTGACTTTTGAAAATAATAAAATTCAGTGAATTTAATCGAAATCTGATTGAAAATGAAAACCATGGACACCGTACCGATGGGTAAAATATGAAGAAACTGAGCGAACCGACAGGCTGGGTCTAACCGAACGCACAAGACGAGCCGGACCTTATCCGAAAACCTGCCCACCTTCAAATCGCCGGCCGTGGGCACAGGAGGCGAATCCGCATCCGGGGGGAACAAGAGCAGAGGAATCGGGAAGAGATCCGTGTTGGTGGTAACTGGTAAGCACCACAAAAAAAAAATCGATTTTTCTTGCTTCCCCCGTGACCTAGGTCGGCATCTCCTCATCGTTGAAGTGCAGGAGTTGATAGCCGGATTCCCGGAGGGAGACGAATTCGACCTAGCAGCGGAGTTGGGAGCCCGATTCCAGGTGGGAGACGGCAGAGATCACCAAGAAGGACGACATCAATCGCTATAAATAAAGGGGGCCAAGAACACCCAAGGGCCAAGGCGCAGCCAGAGATCCGGGTGCTGAgtctttttttgcttgctgttgctGAATACTAGTGCTAGAAATACTTGAGGAAATTCCTAGCCTGCAGGCTGCAGCAGATGGAAGGCCCCTTCCCATTGCTTGTGCATGATCTTGGGAACCGTACAGATGACTGCCAGACGCGGTTCAGCATCTCCAACCAGGCCGTGAGCACCGCAGCCATCCATGAACTCAAGGACTACAGGTGCTTCGAGTCTCCACAGGGCTGGGTGCTCGCGCTGGAACCTGCTTCCCTGCACACGTTCCTGTGGCGTCCTCAGGACGGCCAGAGGATCAGCCTTCCATCCCCAAAACAAGAATTTCCCAGGAGGTGCAAGTGCCTGCTTTCCGACAAGCCTAGCTCGACATCGTCTTGCACTGTTCTGGTCCTCGATCTTGACCAGCCTAATCTGTTGGTGTGCCGAATCGGAGGAAGCCAATGGGACTCTTACAACTATGAGCTCACCATGTTCCTCGCAGATGACAAGCCCCGGGAGATACATATGGCCAAACTTAAAGGCATTGCTGCTGTTGGGGGCAAGGTCTACTACACGTTCACGGGACACGCCCTTGGAGTAGTGGAGTTCAGCCCTGAGCTCAGCCTCACCGAGTTTGAAGTTGATATGGTTGAACTGCCCGACACCATGCCGTTTACTTCAACTTACTTGGTTGAATCATGTGGTGACCTCTTTATGGTGGTCGTTGTCTTTCTTGGACACAACGTGCACAAAATCGACAAGGTCGACGTGTATAAGATGGACTTCTCGAGGCCGGAAGGGTGCAAGGTGGACAGGATTGGTGATAGGGTGTTCCTCTTGGGTGGAGACAGCATCGGAGCTTCCAACTTTGGAGCATCATGTTCGGCCAGTGAACATGGTTTGTCTAGCAACTGTATCTACTTTCTGAACAACATCGCTGCCGAGGAGAATTACCTGCACATTTTCAACCTGGAGAAAGGGACTGAAGAAGTGCAACGTCCTTTTAGACACAAAAATGGTTGCCTGCTGCCACCGCCACGTCCACCGATGTGGCTGTTACCCACAGACGACTGACTTCATGTGCAAGGAAAATTTAGCACTGTACTAgtactttttttgtttgtttggataCCTGCAATAAAGTGGTGCCTAGCACCTTAGTTCAAGGTTTTGGTGTATTCTCAGTTAGAGAGAGTACATGTTTATTATGCGTCGTAGCATTTGTTTTCGTTGTCACCTCTGAAATGTGAACTGTGTGACGAGAGGAAAACTATTACCATCTGCATTTATCACTGTTTTCTCCAAAGCATTAGATTTTTGTATATATATCATCTGTCAAAACGCCACTGAGATATACACCTCTGTTTTTACAGCAGTAGTACCATACACCTTCATCTTCATCAGAGAGAATCTGACGTACATAATTTATGAAGCAATAAACTTAATTTTTCTGCTATGATCCGATTAATGTTAATGGATTATTTGTGATGAAATACGTAGTCGGTGTAGAAACTCTAGATTATCCATGTTGTCTTACGCATGGCTTCTTTTCAGTCTCCACAGCTCCCAAATGGTTGTCCATCTGCCAGACTGTTTGATCTTGTGCGCAAGAACTGGATGGGAATGTCCAACTGAAGACTAATTTGCAAAACCAGCAAGCCTGCAACATGGACAAAATCATCTCAGTGGAAGAAGTGGAGTACAATACATCTTATCATTAATACTATCTTGGTTTGATACAGGCAATGAAATTCTGACATTAAGTAACGTAAACATGATTCCAAAATATAGGACATGTGAGCGTTACtgttaggagctagggttctgcCCGGTCTTGGCCGGAAGCTGTAGGggaaggagggagaggggcaagggCTCGAGCGCGGCGGCCGGTGGCGTGACGCCGTCCTTGcgcgtggggcggcggcggagaCAGGAGGCGGCTAggctgggagccgggcaatagaaatAGTCTTATTGCTTAATTCTGAAAATAGTCTTACAAGTCGTATATATAACCACGATATGAAAtaaaactaagataacttgcgggctaagattgcccggtgggcctcctgcggccatagacctggccgatcataacatctctccccacctgcgcaaacagctcgtccCCGAGCTGGCGGAACTCCTCGCGTTGTTCCCAAGTAGCGTCCTCCTCTGGCAGTCCAGTCCACTGAATCAACACGTACCAGGAGCCGCGTCGCAGCTGAGCCTTCAACGCCTTCTCCGGCTCAGGAAGGAGACGCCCGTCCATGATCGGGGGAAGTGCCGGTGTGCCGCGGGTGGGTGTCCGCGGAATGGCTTGAGCAGCcccacatggaagacatcatggatcCGCGCGCCTGCCGGAAGCTGAAGACGGTAAGCCACCTTCCCAATGCGTTCCAGGATAGCAAAGGGACCGGCATAGCGAGGACCAAGTTTCCTCCTCGCGCGTGGGTCCAAGGACTGTGTAGAGCGATGAAGACGCATCCAGACCCAATCACCCATCGCGAACTCCGCCTCGCGATGGTGGCCATCATAGTAATGTTTGGCCAACTGCTGGGCCTGTAGGAGCCGTTGCCCGACTTCCGCGAGCATCTCATCACGGCTCCTCGGAAGAGCACCGGCTGCCTCGGTCCGTGCCAAGGCCGGATCAACCGGAAGGATCGGCGGGGGTGGCCGGCCATACACCACCTCAAAGGACGTAGCACGGAGGGCGGAGTGAtaagaggtgttgtagcagtactccacCCACGAAAGTCAGTCCACCCATGCGCGAGGTCGATCACCTGTaacacaacgcaaatacatggcaatcaccttgttAACGATCCCAGACTGGCCGTCCgtctgaggatggaaggcggtgctcagGCGGAGCTTCACGCCCGCCAGCCGAAAGAGGTTGCGCCAtacatgtcccatgaacacggggtcccgatcactgacgatctgaaagcacaagtgctccctaggtggttttggtaattaatgtcaacatatctcttgttggactaacacttttatctagtatgtttcagataagttcaacaatgaagtggcatggactaaaggatgtgggaactccttcaagatgctaaggacaaaggattggctcaagcttcaagctcaggactcttcattttatattttagtgatccaagatcacattgagtctataggaaaagccaatactatcaaggagggatgaggtgttgcttaatgagccccttgcttcatgtgcttagtgatatgttccaaaaccctcagctactttctcacatccacaattgacctaaacccaaagccaaaatcggtcacaccgattcttcctatccggcgccaccgattccaaaagtcatagccactgccacaaaccctaagcaaatcggttctaccgatagggatctcggtatcaccgagatgggattgtaatctctctgtttcccttcgtaacgtttcggtctaaccgaagtgagcgatcggtcccaccgagattgcaatgtaaattctccgtttcccttttgtaacatttcggtctcaccgaaaagagcaaatcggtcccactgagtttacctgaccaactctctggaaagcttattaccaaaatcggtctcaccgagtttgtgtaatcggtcttaccgagattacattatgccctaaccctaaccgaatcggtcctaccgagttgcatgtcagtcccaccgaaaatcctaacggtcactaggtttactaaatcggtccgcccgagtctgttgaatcggtcccaccgagtttggtaaattgtgtgtaacagttagattttgtgtggaggctatatatacccctccacctcctcttcattcgtggagagagccatcagactgaacctacacttccagcatacattttctgagagagaactacctactcatgtgttgaggccaagatattccattcctaccatatgaatcttgatctctagccttccccaagttgctttccactcaaatcttctttccaccagattcaaatcctatgagagagagttgagtgttggggagactatcatttgaagcacaagagcaaggagttcatcatcaatgcaccatttgttacttattggagagtggtgtctcctagattggctaggtgtcacttgggagcctccgacaagattgtggagttgaaccaaggagtttgtaagggcaaggagatcgcctacttcgtgaagatctaccgctagtgaggcaagtccttcatgggcgacggccatggtgggatagacaaggttgcttctacgtggacccttcgtgggtggagccctctgtggactcgcgcaaccgttacccttcgtgggttgaagtctccatcaacgtggatgtacgatagcaccacctatcggaaccacgccaaaaacatccgtgtctccaattgcgtttgaatcctccaaacccttccctttacattattgcaagttgcatgctttactttccgcttcccATATACtttttcatgcttgcttgatatgtattgtgaatgttaaacttgtgcctaaactccacttaaacttaaggaaacttaaaaactgcaactttggtactcagtgtctaatcaccccccctctagacacctcttctcaagatcctacaagtggtatcatagcattggtctccattgccttggtttaatcaccattggaggaagatggatgagtctactttggggagtcttagacatagagtgcctattcttgatggagagtattttcatgagtggaagaatgagatgcttgtaattttcaatcaatatcatttgaacaagtacattgctagcccttgtgcaccttatgttgatcctatgcatcctacccatgatgagtcaattgacatgattaggaatcttagaactgccgaacttatcattagaggattgcctactcttaagtgtgcctacactatatggaaatttcttgaggaacgctttccaaattattccttgaaaaatcttgatgaaattcttcataagtctattgctttgagtaagatgaatactagtgatcctatgtttggtgatcgtctatttgagcttacaaaccttatgcgtgccaaaggagatgttggaattattagtgatattatttccgaagttataaaaattcataagcaagatcattgtcaaactcactctaacgaatcaccctctctaggatttgatccaccacgtgacgatgttgaacatggatactatgatgaggatgatgatagtgacttcgatcttgatgatgcaatgagatattttggtcttatggcaaatcttcggggatatatgtcaggaggaaaggaatgggttcttgatagtagatgtaccgatcacatgaccggagataaagacatgtttcgcgagcttgctgataatgatagtcctcgaaagtatgtcactttcggtgacaactcaaagggtaaggtg contains:
- the LOC119276951 gene encoding uncharacterized protein LOC119276951, translating into MEGPFPLLVHDLGNRTDDCQTRFSISNQAVSTAAIHELKDYRCFESPQGWVLALEPASLHTFLWRPQDGQRISLPSPKQEFPRRCKCLLSDKPSSTSSCTVLVLDLDQPNLLVCRIGGSQWDSYNYELTMFLADDKPREIHMAKLKGIAAVGGKVYYTFTGHALGVVEFSPELSLTEFEVDMVELPDTMPFTSTYLVESCGDLFMVVVVFLGHNVHKIDKVDVYKMDFSRPEGCKVDRIGDRVFLLGGDSIGASNFGASCSASEHGLSSNCIYFLNNIAAEENYLHIFNLEKGTEEVQRPFRHKNGCLLPPPRPPMWLLPTDD